Proteins encoded within one genomic window of Sulfurovum sp. XGS-02:
- the ychF gene encoding redox-regulated ATPase YchF, with translation MGLGIGLVGLPNVGKSTTFNALTKAQNAESANYPFCTIEPNKAVVPVPDKRLDELAKIVNPERIQHSTLDFVDIAGLVAGASKGEGLGNKFLGNIRETEVILHIVRCFHDENIVHTEGSIDPIRDVEIIEQELLFSDIDAVLKRIEMLKKKARGNDKDAKEQLEVAEALLAHIEDGHPVSTFADKESDGFLAMNKDLRLLTSKPIIYGANVDEDGLSEDNEYVTKLKAYAAERNSEVIKLCAKVEEDMVDFDDEEREEMLADLGVTESGLDQIIHKGFDTLGLMSYFTAGVKEVRAWTIRKGTTAPKAAAVIHNDFEKGFIRAEVISYEDFIACGGEAGAKEAGKSRLEGKEYIVQDGDVMHFRFNV, from the coding sequence ATGGGACTAGGCATCGGACTTGTTGGACTACCAAATGTAGGAAAATCTACGACTTTTAACGCACTCACAAAAGCACAAAATGCAGAAAGTGCAAACTATCCGTTTTGTACTATTGAACCGAATAAAGCAGTGGTACCTGTACCAGACAAAAGACTGGATGAACTTGCGAAGATCGTTAATCCTGAAAGAATACAACACTCCACGCTTGATTTCGTTGATATCGCCGGGCTTGTTGCCGGTGCAAGTAAAGGTGAAGGACTGGGAAATAAATTTTTAGGTAACATCCGTGAAACAGAAGTGATCCTGCATATCGTAAGATGTTTCCATGATGAAAATATCGTTCACACAGAAGGTTCTATCGATCCTATCAGAGATGTTGAGATCATTGAGCAGGAGCTTCTCTTTTCAGATATAGATGCGGTACTCAAACGTATAGAGATGCTTAAGAAGAAAGCAAGAGGAAACGACAAGGATGCCAAAGAGCAGCTTGAAGTAGCTGAAGCGCTCTTGGCGCATATAGAAGATGGACATCCAGTATCTACTTTTGCAGACAAAGAGAGTGATGGCTTTTTGGCTATGAATAAAGACCTGCGTCTTCTTACATCAAAACCGATCATCTATGGTGCGAACGTGGATGAAGATGGTCTCAGTGAAGACAATGAATATGTGACAAAACTCAAAGCCTATGCTGCGGAACGTAACTCTGAAGTGATCAAATTGTGTGCCAAAGTAGAAGAAGATATGGTAGACTTTGATGATGAAGAGAGAGAGGAGATGCTTGCTGATCTCGGTGTAACAGAATCCGGTCTGGATCAGATCATACACAAAGGTTTTGATACACTTGGACTGATGAGCTACTTTACCGCAGGGGTGAAAGAGGTGCGTGCATGGACCATTCGTAAAGGTACAACGGCGCCTAAAGCCGCAGCGGTCATTCATAATGACTTTGAAAAAGGCTTCATTCGTGCAGAGGTCATAAGCTACGAAGACTTTATCGCTTGTGGTGGAGAAGCCGGTGCCAAAGAGGCTGGTAAAAGTAGACTTGAAGGTAAAGAGTACATCGTACAGGATGGCGATGTCATGCACTTTAGATTTAACGTGTAA
- a CDS encoding DUF302 domain-containing protein encodes MRKLLLIGLIGFTLLGCNSKKGTFLETVESENDHATSVAKLEKLIIDQGLTHFNTIDHRANARNVNMNLKPETVVVFGNPKMGTVLMNCNPSMGLDLPLRILVTTNYEGDTSFIYTNPEYWSLKHNIKDKNCLNILTKAKIALASLAQEAGKK; translated from the coding sequence ATGAGAAAGTTACTTTTGATTGGGTTGATCGGATTTACTTTGCTTGGATGTAATAGCAAAAAAGGCACATTTCTTGAAACGGTAGAGAGTGAAAATGATCATGCTACTTCGGTAGCCAAACTGGAAAAACTCATCATAGATCAGGGCCTTACCCATTTTAATACCATAGACCATAGGGCCAATGCCAGAAATGTCAATATGAATTTGAAACCTGAAACGGTTGTGGTCTTTGGCAATCCGAAGATGGGAACAGTACTGATGAACTGTAATCCTTCCATGGGCCTGGACCTGCCTCTTCGCATACTTGTCACAACAAACTATGAGGGCGATACAAGCTTTATCTATACCAATCCGGAATACTGGTCACTCAAACACAATATTAAAGACAAGAACTGTTTAAATATATTGACAAAAGCAAAAATAGCATTGGCCAGCCTTGCCCAGGAAGCAGGTAAAAAATAA
- a CDS encoding DUF1456 family protein yields the protein MHLSTNEILYRIQQALNLTTEEMLEAYKLEAFPMEASHLESLLKRRLDKDFIPATYEELGVFLDGLVTLKRGPSPKKQNDDEAVELTNNLILKKLRIALELKEAETEIIFGLADVELSKQQLSSLFRKEGHKNFKVCSDELLMAFLEGLDEFYYTGEME from the coding sequence ATGCACCTTAGTACCAATGAAATACTCTACCGTATACAGCAGGCACTGAATCTTACAACAGAAGAGATGTTGGAAGCCTACAAGCTTGAAGCGTTTCCTATGGAGGCTTCCCATTTGGAGTCTCTTCTCAAACGTCGTCTAGATAAAGATTTCATACCTGCCACCTATGAAGAGTTGGGTGTGTTTTTAGATGGACTGGTGACACTCAAAAGAGGTCCATCTCCAAAAAAACAAAATGATGATGAAGCAGTAGAACTGACCAACAACCTTATACTCAAAAAGCTTCGTATCGCCCTGGAGCTTAAAGAAGCCGAGACAGAGATCATCTTTGGTCTGGCGGATGTTGAGCTCAGCAAACAGCAGCTTTCTTCCCTCTTCCGTAAAGAGGGTCATAAGAACTTCAAAGTGTGTTCCGATGAACTGCTTATGGCTTTTCTGGAAGGGTTGGATGAATTTTACTATACGGGAGAGATGGAGTAG
- a CDS encoding exodeoxyribonuclease III, translated as MSERKTLTFISWNVNGIRAVEKKQALKWIDEENVDFLGLQEIKAEADQIPESIFEREYKFQSINSSSNKGQSGVALYTDIKGEASCCAHVDILDEGRINEYHFGDIAYFNVYFPNGQRDDERLEYKMAFYDRFLDHINTLRDEGKSIVICGDVNTAHKEFDLARPKANEKMSGFLPMEREWIDKLLSHGYIDTFRHVKGDEKDRYSWWSYRAGARGKNVGWRIDYFFVSDDLKERIIDADIMDHIMGSDHCPVKLVLKV; from the coding sequence ATGTCAGAGCGTAAAACACTCACCTTTATATCATGGAACGTCAATGGTATCAGAGCGGTAGAGAAGAAGCAGGCACTCAAGTGGATCGATGAAGAGAATGTTGATTTTTTAGGGCTTCAAGAGATCAAAGCAGAAGCAGACCAGATCCCTGAGAGTATCTTTGAGAGAGAATACAAATTTCAAAGTATCAACTCCTCATCGAACAAAGGACAGTCCGGTGTAGCACTCTATACAGATATCAAGGGTGAAGCATCGTGCTGTGCACATGTGGATATCTTGGATGAGGGACGCATTAATGAATACCACTTTGGTGATATCGCATATTTTAATGTCTATTTTCCCAATGGACAACGTGATGATGAGCGTCTGGAGTATAAAATGGCATTCTATGACCGTTTCTTGGATCATATCAATACCTTAAGAGATGAAGGGAAGTCCATAGTTATATGCGGTGATGTCAACACAGCGCATAAAGAGTTTGATCTGGCACGTCCCAAAGCCAATGAAAAGATGTCTGGATTCTTGCCGATGGAGCGTGAATGGATAGATAAACTCCTCAGCCATGGCTATATAGATACCTTTAGACATGTCAAAGGGGATGAAAAAGACCGTTACAGCTGGTGGAGCTACAGAGCGGGAGCAAGAGGGAAAAATGTAGGATGGAGAATAGACTATTTCTTCGTTTCAGATGATCTCAAAGAGAGGATCATCGATGCGGATATCATGGATCATATCATGGGAAGTGACCACTGTCCAGTGAAGTTGGTTTTGAAGGTTTAG
- a CDS encoding bifunctional 2-polyprenyl-6-hydroxyphenol methylase/3-demethylubiquinol 3-O-methyltransferase UbiG has protein sequence MAQEDKERWDEKWQHNPMSDEPIKLVSDYASLAPGLQALDIACGMGRHSRYLVSQGFQVDALDISSVAIAQLQNIPHIHAEEVDFDTYTLPKEKYDLIVCTYFLERRLFPQMIEALKPDGIILMETFLHHPDNERTTSNPAFLLKEGELEATFAGQCELLQLPEFWDEDYRGYKTMKTSMVAKKKKAV, from the coding sequence ATGGCACAAGAAGACAAAGAACGCTGGGATGAAAAATGGCAACACAATCCAATGTCCGATGAGCCCATCAAACTCGTCAGTGACTATGCTTCACTGGCTCCTGGACTACAGGCACTTGATATAGCCTGTGGCATGGGAAGACACAGCAGATACCTGGTTTCCCAGGGATTCCAAGTCGATGCACTAGACATCTCTTCTGTTGCGATAGCACAGCTTCAGAATATTCCGCACATCCATGCAGAAGAGGTCGACTTTGATACCTATACCCTCCCCAAAGAGAAATATGACCTTATTGTCTGTACCTATTTTTTAGAACGCAGACTCTTCCCTCAGATGATAGAGGCACTGAAACCCGATGGTATCATCCTGATGGAAACTTTTTTACATCATCCAGACAATGAGCGTACCACCTCCAATCCTGCTTTTCTCCTGAAGGAAGGTGAACTTGAAGCCACTTTTGCCGGTCAGTGCGAATTGCTACAACTGCCTGAATTTTGGGATGAGGACTATCGGGGCTACAAAACAATGAAAACGTCTATGGTCGCTAAAAAGAAAAAAGCGGTTTGA
- a CDS encoding DUF445 domain-containing protein, which yields MSKTLITDLFSLLLIGVSFLVPSGYQEMLSFAGLFALSGAVTNQLAIHMLFEKVPLLYGSGVIEKNFTAFKTAIREMMMKQFFSKEQLGDFFTKEEEKIDLIPLVEGADFSPAFDALSKTVMESKFGGALAMFGGEEALEGLRDPFSRKLKSAVSAIVSSSAFKAQLDHHIQSSTLSEDMIASVEALITRRLDELTPKMVKELVKDLIKEHLGWLVVWGGVFGGLIGVVSSTLI from the coding sequence ATGTCAAAAACGCTCATCACCGATCTATTTTCTTTACTTCTTATAGGGGTCTCTTTCCTGGTGCCTTCTGGTTATCAAGAGATGCTGTCGTTTGCCGGGCTTTTTGCACTCTCCGGAGCTGTTACAAACCAGCTTGCCATCCATATGTTATTTGAAAAGGTACCACTGCTTTACGGATCAGGAGTGATAGAAAAAAACTTTACGGCTTTCAAGACCGCTATCCGTGAGATGATGATGAAACAGTTCTTTAGCAAAGAGCAGCTGGGAGATTTTTTTACAAAAGAAGAAGAGAAGATAGATCTGATCCCTTTGGTCGAAGGTGCAGACTTTTCTCCCGCTTTTGATGCACTCTCTAAAACGGTGATGGAGTCGAAATTCGGTGGGGCTCTTGCAATGTTCGGGGGTGAAGAAGCATTAGAAGGTTTGCGTGATCCTTTTTCGCGTAAGCTCAAGAGTGCTGTAAGTGCCATCGTCTCTTCTTCTGCTTTTAAAGCACAGCTTGACCATCATATACAAAGCTCAACTTTGAGTGAAGATATGATCGCATCAGTGGAAGCACTGATCACAAGAAGACTGGATGAGCTGACACCTAAAATGGTAAAAGAACTGGTAAAGGATCTGATCAAGGAACATTTGGGATGGCTTGTAGTGTGGGGAGGTGTTTTCGGTGGCCTTATAGGCGTGGTATCGTCAACCTTGATCTAA
- a CDS encoding MFS transporter, translating into MSKTINKKIQISLLLIATMGVMSGITVVSSLPLISQTFSSLPHIEFLSKLMLTIPSIIIALFAPIAGIIVDKFGRLKPLYTGITLFILGGSSGFYLDNFYAILVGRAVLGIAVALLMTSSTALIGDYLDEMARHKFMSIQGMAVALGGIVFITAGGLLAQLHWSYPFAIYILPLFFLPLLLTSLYEPQKHKHVESDMEIESSLWPVYFTAFFAMVLFYMLPTQLPYLIIETLHGKPSTIGLVIATAMIFNALTSRQYAKLKGRFSYVHIYIITFIFFGIGLFIISQAHSIAQLFYSTAFIGIGFGLILVNTNSWFLSKVPAHKRGKASGVLASSFFLGQFSSPLILQPIVHLYGIQKLFLIVSGIALTTALILFVKGRISKA; encoded by the coding sequence ATGTCCAAAACCATAAACAAAAAAATACAGATCTCACTACTGCTGATCGCAACGATGGGTGTGATGTCCGGCATTACTGTCGTCTCTTCTCTTCCCCTCATCAGTCAAACATTCAGTTCCCTACCCCATATCGAATTTCTTTCAAAGCTGATGTTGACCATCCCCTCCATCATCATTGCGCTTTTTGCCCCGATAGCCGGGATCATTGTAGATAAATTTGGCAGGTTAAAGCCGCTTTATACGGGGATCACCCTCTTTATACTCGGCGGAAGCTCGGGATTTTACCTGGACAATTTCTATGCCATTCTTGTAGGCCGGGCGGTATTGGGCATCGCTGTTGCACTGCTCATGACCAGCTCTACTGCACTCATCGGAGATTATCTTGATGAAATGGCACGGCATAAATTTATGTCTATCCAAGGGATGGCCGTGGCTCTTGGAGGGATCGTATTTATCACAGCCGGCGGTCTGCTTGCACAGCTTCACTGGTCCTATCCTTTTGCTATCTATATCTTACCTCTCTTCTTCCTTCCTCTACTGCTTACCTCTCTCTATGAGCCCCAGAAGCATAAGCATGTCGAAAGTGATATGGAGATCGAAAGCAGTCTCTGGCCTGTCTACTTCACCGCTTTTTTTGCAATGGTACTATTTTATATGCTGCCTACCCAATTGCCTTATCTTATTATTGAGACTTTGCACGGCAAACCAAGTACGATAGGATTGGTCATTGCTACAGCGATGATCTTCAATGCACTCACCTCCAGGCAGTATGCCAAACTCAAAGGCAGGTTCTCCTATGTGCATATCTATATCATCACGTTTATCTTTTTTGGGATAGGTCTCTTCATTATCTCCCAAGCCCACTCCATTGCACAGCTTTTTTACAGCACAGCATTCATTGGTATAGGATTTGGCCTGATCCTTGTCAATACCAATTCATGGTTTCTTTCGAAAGTACCGGCCCATAAAAGAGGGAAAGCTTCAGGCGTACTTGCATCCAGTTTCTTTCTGGGACAGTTCTCTTCCCCGCTGATCTTGCAGCCTATTGTACACCTATACGGGATTCAAAAACTTTTTTTGATCGTATCGGGTATTGCGTTAACGACAGCATTGATACTGTTTGTAAAAGGTAGGATATCTAAAGCATAA
- a CDS encoding HAD family hydrolase: MEKKLIIFDMDGTLVNSSLTIANAINYVRKNLGFEPMEREYILRLVNDHTINPAQTFYHAKAFDRDHEKWFSEYYTKNHQRELVLYDGIKKLLDTLKGKGHDLAVATNAYRGSTIESLTHLEVYEHFDAIACYDDVPQGKPHPDMLHKILDELGHSSHSALFIGDGPRDELASKRAEIDYIMVDWGFTDHTDAVRSVDELHTLLLR, encoded by the coding sequence GTGGAAAAAAAACTGATCATTTTTGATATGGATGGTACTTTGGTCAACTCTTCATTGACCATAGCCAATGCTATCAATTATGTACGTAAAAACCTGGGTTTTGAACCTATGGAACGAGAGTATATATTAAGATTGGTGAATGACCATACGATCAATCCTGCACAAACCTTTTACCATGCAAAAGCATTTGACAGAGACCATGAAAAATGGTTTTCAGAGTACTATACGAAAAATCATCAACGTGAATTGGTACTCTATGATGGGATCAAAAAACTGCTCGATACCCTGAAGGGTAAAGGGCATGATCTGGCAGTAGCGACCAATGCTTACAGAGGTTCAACAATAGAATCACTGACACATCTTGAGGTCTATGAACATTTTGATGCTATCGCCTGTTATGATGATGTACCACAAGGAAAACCACACCCGGATATGCTTCATAAAATACTGGATGAATTAGGGCATAGCAGCCATAGTGCACTTTTTATCGGTGACGGTCCGCGTGACGAATTGGCAAGCAAAAGGGCAGAGATAGACTATATTATGGTCGACTGGGGGTTTACAGACCATACAGATGCTGTACGCAGTGTCGATGAACTGCATACCTTACTGCTGCGTTAA
- a CDS encoding PDC sensor domain-containing protein, translating to MQIKEIEEYAQVRAKARAYLCYIIGRHISQTIINGDISTVLSKLEPLHESIPNAEAIYALDGKGIQITENISKDKKLRGIGKGEDRSDRAYYYKTQREHRCTLTEPYPSNISNTMVVTASFPIVDEKDNLISIICVDISLANILRMVHPSSIDSVSGKLSKVAYTAFSLALAGVSLLLFVKGVTAFLHFGIDFSAIDINEMFKATILLTLSLAIFDLVKAIFEEEVLGKEKKGATGEGHQTMIRFLGSIIIALSIEALMLVFKFALTDPAQLEYAVYLISGVALLLVSLSIYVKFIQARLKDTEKMN from the coding sequence ATGCAAATTAAAGAGATAGAAGAGTATGCACAGGTCCGTGCGAAAGCAAGAGCCTACCTTTGCTATATCATAGGAAGACATATTTCTCAAACGATTATAAACGGTGATATTTCTACGGTACTTTCAAAGCTGGAACCGCTTCATGAAAGTATCCCTAATGCAGAGGCGATCTATGCGCTTGATGGCAAAGGTATACAGATCACTGAAAATATCTCCAAGGATAAAAAACTGAGAGGTATCGGTAAAGGTGAGGATAGAAGTGACAGGGCTTACTATTATAAAACACAAAGAGAACACCGTTGTACCCTCACGGAACCATACCCATCCAACATAAGTAATACGATGGTTGTCACGGCATCATTTCCTATTGTAGATGAAAAAGATAATTTGATCAGTATTATTTGTGTAGATATCTCTCTGGCAAATATCCTACGTATGGTACATCCAAGTTCTATCGACTCAGTTTCTGGAAAATTAAGTAAAGTTGCCTATACCGCATTCTCTTTGGCACTGGCAGGTGTTTCACTGTTACTCTTTGTCAAAGGTGTAACGGCATTCTTACATTTTGGCATTGATTTCTCTGCCATTGATATCAATGAGATGTTTAAAGCAACGATCCTTCTTACCCTCTCACTGGCCATTTTCGATCTGGTCAAAGCGATATTTGAGGAAGAGGTCTTGGGTAAGGAGAAAAAAGGGGCTACAGGCGAAGGGCACCAGACCATGATACGCTTTTTGGGCTCCATCATCATTGCGCTGTCCATTGAAGCACTGATGCTTGTCTTTAAGTTCGCGCTCACAGATCCTGCTCAGCTTGAGTATGCTGTCTATCTTATCTCAGGTGTGGCATTACTATTAGTGAGTCTTTCTATTTACGTGAAGTTCATCCAGGCAAGACTTAAAGATACGGAGAAGATGAACTAG
- a CDS encoding phosphatidylserine decarboxylase, producing the protein MNRLSRVTNSSITGHTMAKHLTSIISSAFGKFASKEFPSPIQHFINKGYVKLMGLDMSEFKAPTEYPTLNKLFTRAFETPRALPEEKDALISGVDALITDAGTIKEGKAYQIKGMSYSIEDLFGVYHQDAVGKVEGGEFINFYLSPKDYHRYHMPMRLKVKSLTHIPGKHYPVNFPLLRNKVDLFIENERVVIECEDEKGRTQVLVLVAALNVGQMVVTFEEKVRTNSEIREPVHYEYEDFWVERGEFYGWFEMGSTILTFSEKGSIFPEVAINQKVKFTDILGKVI; encoded by the coding sequence ATGAACCGTTTGTCCAGGGTGACAAACAGTTCGATTACAGGACACACAATGGCTAAACACTTGACCTCGATCATCTCCAGTGCATTTGGAAAATTTGCTTCTAAAGAATTCCCATCACCCATACAACATTTTATCAACAAAGGGTATGTAAAACTGATGGGGCTTGATATGAGTGAGTTTAAAGCACCTACTGAATATCCTACACTGAATAAACTCTTTACAAGAGCTTTTGAAACACCCAGAGCCTTGCCTGAAGAGAAGGATGCCCTGATATCGGGAGTGGATGCACTCATAACGGATGCAGGAACGATCAAAGAAGGTAAAGCCTACCAGATCAAAGGGATGAGTTACAGTATAGAAGATCTTTTTGGTGTATACCATCAGGATGCAGTGGGAAAGGTAGAAGGAGGAGAGTTTATCAACTTTTATCTTTCTCCCAAAGATTACCACCGTTACCATATGCCGATGCGTCTGAAAGTCAAATCATTGACACATATTCCAGGTAAACACTACCCGGTGAACTTTCCCTTGCTTCGCAATAAAGTGGACCTCTTTATTGAAAATGAGAGAGTGGTCATAGAGTGTGAAGATGAGAAGGGAAGGACACAGGTACTGGTACTTGTAGCTGCACTCAATGTAGGTCAAATGGTTGTCACTTTTGAGGAAAAAGTGAGAACGAACTCAGAGATTAGAGAACCGGTACATTATGAGTATGAGGATTTTTGGGTCGAGAGGGGAGAGTTCTATGGCTGGTTCGAGATGGGATCAACGATCTTGACCTTTTCAGAGAAAGGGAGTATATTCCCGGAAGTCGCTATCAATCAAAAAGTAAAATTTACTGATATTTTGGGTAAAGTAATATAG
- a CDS encoding exonuclease domain-containing protein encodes MAKYVLFDTETTGNQEQDRIIQVGAMIVHSKDEIEVFDELCMAPVPISIEAMEVHNITPEIIADKGLYDETGFALKLQQLNQQENYLIAHNISFDLGMLEKEGFENHYTLIDTLRCAKHLLPDSPNHRLQYLRYALELYQIEEAEAQKLNITIKAHDAIGDVLVMKLLLSKLVRLTQEKFAGINPMQKLAELTQTPVMMKTFKFGKYKDREIAEVVHEDRGYITWMRANLDLDEDMTFTLDYYLAS; translated from the coding sequence ATGGCAAAATACGTACTTTTCGATACAGAAACCACGGGTAATCAAGAGCAAGACCGCATCATACAGGTAGGTGCGATGATCGTACACAGTAAAGATGAGATCGAAGTGTTTGATGAACTCTGTATGGCTCCTGTACCCATCAGCATCGAAGCGATGGAGGTACACAACATCACACCGGAGATCATAGCAGACAAGGGCCTTTATGATGAAACCGGTTTTGCACTAAAGCTGCAGCAGCTCAATCAACAAGAGAATTATCTTATCGCACATAATATTTCTTTTGATCTGGGCATGCTGGAAAAAGAGGGATTTGAAAATCACTATACACTGATAGACACACTGCGTTGTGCCAAACACCTGCTTCCTGACAGCCCTAATCACAGACTCCAGTACCTTCGATACGCACTCGAACTCTATCAGATCGAAGAAGCTGAAGCACAAAAACTTAATATCACTATCAAAGCACATGATGCTATAGGTGATGTGCTTGTGATGAAATTGCTGCTTTCCAAACTGGTACGTTTGACGCAAGAGAAATTTGCAGGTATAAATCCTATGCAAAAACTGGCTGAACTCACCCAAACCCCGGTCATGATGAAAACCTTCAAATTTGGGAAATACAAAGACAGAGAGATCGCTGAAGTCGTGCATGAGGACAGAGGTTACATTACCTGGATGAGAGCGAACCTTGATCTGGATGAGGATATGACATTTACTTTGGACTATTATTTGGCTTCATAG
- a CDS encoding diguanylate cyclase, with the protein MQKIIFLVLFASLALLYGDGQLKVLDLSDSHYEIGESLLEYEDTTAKMTLSEIRHLSSEDFIPLNKPVASHPFTNSAFWYQFKVNNKENVPLSRVIIFEPAWLDSVNFTVISSEGEIKTYQGGNTYPYAKRALDHYLINFEHTFEPGISTVYLQVKTRDPFIVALSLMDKAAFLAEEIDASMYIGLVYGGIVAMLFYNLFLYFGTKARYYAYYVLFLGAFFAMNAFYNGYTFMYLFPNSPAVQNWGQSTSIYFYTVTALFFARSFLNFVKYHHTLYITTRYLIVGIVVVAVLTAVTSGYHYHVMLAIISLLLVSIYLFGIALYSLVTGNRSARFFLLGTASGLIGASITALTIMSYIPYTYLTYKAIDFGLYIDVVLLSMALADRMKMTQEKKLIAEKEAKTDILTGLYNRRAYYEISHKEFQRLIRHNRCLSIIMFDIDHFKEINDTYGHDAGDNVLKCVASIVKGVIREYDYAFRMGGDEFLVLLPETNEKQALFLAERIRKRVANKRFIEKDEKFFITASFGISQYNHIERSIVSIVKRADKALYYVKESGRNNVKVLDRFMRV; encoded by the coding sequence ATGCAAAAAATAATATTTTTAGTACTTTTTGCTTCTCTTGCCCTTCTCTATGGAGATGGCCAGTTAAAGGTACTTGACCTTTCAGACTCACACTATGAAATCGGCGAATCGCTGCTGGAGTATGAGGATACGACTGCAAAGATGACATTATCCGAGATACGCCATCTCTCTTCTGAAGATTTTATACCACTCAATAAACCTGTAGCAAGCCATCCTTTTACAAATTCAGCATTTTGGTATCAGTTTAAAGTGAACAATAAAGAAAACGTACCTTTATCCAGAGTGATCATCTTTGAACCGGCATGGCTTGACTCAGTGAACTTCACCGTTATCTCTTCAGAAGGAGAGATAAAGACCTATCAGGGCGGGAACACTTACCCCTATGCAAAAAGAGCGCTCGATCACTATCTTATCAACTTCGAACATACGTTTGAACCTGGTATCTCTACCGTTTATCTTCAAGTGAAAACAAGGGATCCTTTCATTGTCGCTTTATCTCTCATGGATAAAGCAGCCTTTTTAGCCGAAGAGATAGATGCTTCGATGTATATCGGTCTGGTGTATGGTGGTATTGTAGCCATGCTCTTTTATAATCTTTTTCTCTATTTTGGTACGAAAGCCCGTTACTATGCTTATTATGTACTCTTCTTAGGCGCTTTTTTTGCGATGAATGCTTTTTATAACGGCTATACGTTCATGTACCTCTTCCCCAATTCACCTGCCGTGCAAAACTGGGGACAGTCTACCTCGATCTATTTTTATACTGTGACTGCACTGTTTTTTGCCAGATCATTTTTGAACTTTGTCAAATACCATCATACCCTTTACATCACTACAAGATACCTGATCGTTGGTATTGTCGTTGTTGCAGTACTTACCGCTGTGACGAGCGGCTATCATTATCATGTGATGCTTGCTATCATATCCTTACTGTTGGTCAGTATCTATCTATTTGGTATTGCACTGTATAGTTTAGTCACAGGGAACCGTTCAGCCCGGTTTTTTCTTCTTGGTACTGCCAGTGGTCTGATCGGTGCTTCTATTACTGCCTTGACCATCATGTCGTATATCCCGTATACCTATCTGACCTATAAAGCAATTGACTTTGGTCTGTATATCGATGTGGTTCTGTTATCGATGGCACTGGCAGATCGTATGAAAATGACACAGGAAAAAAAGCTCATAGCAGAAAAAGAGGCAAAAACAGATATCTTAACAGGACTCTATAACCGTAGAGCATACTATGAGATCTCTCACAAAGAGTTCCAGAGACTGATACGGCACAATAGATGTCTATCTATAATTATGTTCGATATCGACCATTTTAAGGAGATCAACGATACCTATGGACATGATGCAGGAGACAATGTATTGAAATGTGTTGCAAGTATTGTCAAGGGTGTGATCCGGGAGTATGATTATGCTTTTAGAATGGGTGGGGATGAGTTTTTGGTCCTATTGCCCGAAACCAATGAGAAACAGGCCTTATTCCTTGCAGAACGTATTAGAAAAAGGGTAGCAAATAAAAGATTCATAGAGAAGGATGAGAAGTTCTTCATTACTGCCAGTTTTGGTATCAGTCAGTATAACCATATTGAAAGAAGCATAGTATCGATTGTCAAAAGAGCAGATAAAGCGCTCTATTATGTGAAAGAGAGCGGCAGAAATAACGTGAAAGTATTAGATAGGTTTATGAGAGTGTAA